Proteins encoded by one window of Thermobaculum terrenum ATCC BAA-798:
- a CDS encoding alpha/beta hydrolase, which produces MSQSYEAASLALHHIVIRPAKRTSGPNPCVVMLHGRGSNEEDLVSLAHELGEDLFYISVRAPFELGFGYHWYEFISVGTPEKTTFMRSIGLLREFLTQLPQSYPIDPSKIYLLGFSQGAVMAGSILLQEPSVAAGAIMLSGYVVTPGHDMGDSSLASKHCFVAHGLYDDVIPIDLGRQASIVLKEHGADVTYKEYPIAHYVSDEEAADLKSWIARNLSASFSD; this is translated from the coding sequence ATGAGTCAGTCTTATGAAGCTGCTAGCCTTGCTTTGCACCATATAGTAATAAGACCAGCTAAACGTACTTCAGGGCCAAACCCCTGTGTTGTTATGCTTCACGGTAGAGGTAGCAATGAGGAAGACCTGGTTAGCCTGGCACATGAGCTCGGAGAAGATCTATTTTACATTTCTGTCAGGGCTCCGTTTGAACTTGGCTTTGGCTATCATTGGTATGAATTCATAAGTGTTGGTACTCCTGAAAAGACGACGTTCATGAGGTCTATAGGGCTGCTCAGGGAGTTCCTAACTCAATTACCTCAATCGTATCCCATAGACCCAAGTAAGATCTACCTGCTTGGTTTTAGCCAAGGAGCTGTTATGGCTGGGTCTATCCTGCTTCAGGAACCAAGTGTTGCTGCAGGAGCAATTATGCTAAGCGGTTACGTAGTCACACCAGGACATGACATGGGAGATTCTTCACTTGCTAGCAAACATTGCTTTGTTGCCCATGGTCTGTACGACGATGTTATCCCCATAGATTTGGGAAGACAAGCATCGATAGTTCTTAAAGAGCATGGTGCAGACGTTACCTACAAAGAGTATCCCATAGCTCACTATGTATCAGACGAAGAAGCAGCTGATTTGAAATCATGGATCGCTCGTAACTTAAGTGCATCTTTCTCTGATTAG
- a CDS encoding TerC family protein codes for MDLLELLGRVLGIVVIDLVLSGDNAVVIGMAARKLHGKQRRRAIVLGGAAAIVLRMTFTALAAVLLNIRLLMAVGGAILVWIAFNLLSPESEGVGEVEAARGILDAMRIIILADLIMSLDNILAVGGVSHGHIGLLIFGLALSIPILMTGAGLVALLVDRFPWLVWLGAVILAYTAGQMIIEDPIVHDLLGGIPHISKLFPFAVILFVVLISISRGHIPTLYSHKSQQHDEEDPSPGKPPADSHVSVKH; via the coding sequence ATGGATTTACTTGAGCTGTTAGGAAGGGTATTAGGGATAGTTGTCATCGATTTGGTTTTGAGTGGAGACAATGCAGTTGTCATTGGAATGGCTGCTCGAAAGCTCCACGGTAAGCAAAGAAGAAGAGCTATAGTTCTTGGGGGAGCTGCTGCCATAGTACTTAGGATGACATTTACTGCCTTGGCCGCCGTATTGCTCAATATTCGTCTTCTGATGGCTGTAGGCGGTGCTATCCTTGTATGGATAGCTTTTAATCTCTTGTCTCCTGAGTCCGAAGGTGTTGGCGAAGTAGAGGCAGCCCGAGGAATCTTGGATGCCATGAGGATAATCATTCTAGCTGATCTGATAATGAGCCTGGACAACATACTGGCTGTAGGGGGAGTATCTCATGGCCATATTGGGCTATTGATCTTTGGGCTCGCACTGAGCATCCCCATACTTATGACGGGAGCTGGCTTGGTTGCTCTACTTGTAGACAGGTTTCCATGGCTTGTCTGGCTTGGGGCAGTTATTCTTGCTTATACTGCTGGTCAGATGATTATAGAGGATCCCATAGTGCATGATTTGCTAGGGGGTATACCTCATATATCCAAGCTATTTCCCTTCGCTGTAATACTTTTCGTAGTGCTTATCTCAATTTCGAGAGGCCATATCCCGACGCTATATTCTCACAAGTCTCAACAGCACGACGAGGAAGACCCTTCGCCTGGCAAACCACCTGCTGATTCTCACGTCAGCGTAAAACACTAA
- a CDS encoding CapA family protein, whose product MKICFLGDVMLGRGVNEASKHMSPQDHWGDTLELLSLADLRIINLECAITDYNTPWTKTPKVFHFRAEPRAVEILKAARIDICSLANNHTLDFCEQGLLDTRDYLLRAGICPVGAGKDIYEASKPCLVKAGNFTVGVVAFTDNEPPFAAGENKPGTNYLEVSLDPSVLTEVERTIQQTRDLGADIVIFSDHWGPNMRLRPSPLFKQFARRVIELGADVFYGHSAHIFQGIEIYQHKPILYDTGDFIDDYAVDPVLHNDWSFVFECSFDGYSFSSLTLYPVKLSFARVQRARGQECQQIMQRMLELSAELGTKLEVHDEFMMYQA is encoded by the coding sequence ATGAAGATTTGCTTTCTCGGAGATGTAATGCTTGGAAGAGGGGTGAATGAAGCTTCCAAACACATGTCTCCTCAGGATCACTGGGGTGATACTCTTGAGTTGTTGAGTTTGGCAGACCTGCGTATTATCAACCTTGAGTGTGCTATTACTGATTACAATACTCCATGGACGAAGACTCCCAAGGTATTCCACTTCAGAGCTGAGCCTAGAGCCGTAGAGATCCTGAAAGCTGCTCGCATAGATATATGTTCTCTAGCTAACAACCATACTCTAGATTTCTGTGAACAGGGCTTACTTGATACGCGCGATTATCTACTTAGAGCCGGTATTTGTCCTGTAGGTGCTGGGAAAGATATTTATGAAGCTTCTAAGCCTTGCCTAGTAAAGGCTGGTAACTTCACAGTAGGTGTAGTAGCTTTCACTGATAACGAACCCCCGTTTGCTGCTGGTGAAAACAAACCCGGAACGAACTATCTGGAAGTATCTCTGGATCCATCTGTTCTAACTGAGGTAGAGAGGACCATCCAGCAGACACGAGACCTAGGAGCTGATATAGTGATATTCTCAGACCACTGGGGCCCCAACATGAGATTGCGTCCTTCACCTCTATTTAAACAGTTTGCTCGCCGCGTCATCGAATTGGGCGCTGATGTTTTCTATGGCCACAGTGCTCACATATTTCAAGGTATAGAGATATATCAACATAAGCCAATACTCTACGATACAGGAGATTTTATTGATGATTATGCTGTTGATCCCGTTCTTCACAATGATTGGTCTTTTGTATTCGAATGCTCGTTTGATGGCTATAGCTTTTCATCCCTGACCCTTTATCCAGTTAAGCTTTCTTTTGCACGTGTGCAGAGGGCTAGGGGCCAGGAGTGCCAACAGATAATGCAAAGGATGTTAGAGCTATCTGCTGAGTTAGGAACCAAGTTAGAGGTACACGATGAGTTCATGATGTACCAAGCATAG